A window from Chryseobacterium vaccae encodes these proteins:
- a CDS encoding SixA phosphatase family protein: protein MKKLILVRHAKSDWPEETEDFDRPLADKGLQDAMNMSRFMKNKNISIDYLVSSPAVRALNTCRIFNQTYQLNMSTADKLYNPSERNFESVIYELDDHINSVALFSHNNGISNFANSISEDIFHFPTCGVAGFEIDCNSWSEFDGAKKKLLFFYEPGKI, encoded by the coding sequence ATGAAGAAACTCATCCTCGTGAGACATGCAAAAAGCGACTGGCCGGAAGAAACGGAAGATTTTGACAGACCCCTGGCAGATAAGGGATTGCAGGACGCTATGAACATGTCCAGATTCATGAAAAACAAGAATATTTCTATCGATTATCTGGTATCCAGCCCGGCGGTCCGTGCACTGAATACCTGCAGGATCTTTAACCAGACCTATCAGCTGAATATGTCAACAGCAGATAAACTGTATAATCCCTCGGAAAGAAATTTTGAATCTGTGATCTACGAGCTGGATGACCATATAAATTCTGTAGCCCTGTTCTCTCATAACAATGGTATTTCAAACTTTGCCAATTCTATTTCGGAAGATATTTTTCACTTTCCCACCTGCGGGGTAGCAGGCTTTGAGATCGACTGCAATTCGTGGTCTGAATTTGACGGAGCCAAAAAGAAGCTGCTGTTCTTTTATGAACCAGGTAAAATATAA